A region of the Candidatus Poribacteria bacterium genome:
TACATTGGCTATCGTCGCCGTCAGAGCTAATCCGATCAGCCCCGTGATTATCGTATACTCCACTATCGCCTGACCCCTCTGGTTGAGGAGCCATACCTTGCGAGCGAGCAATTCCCACACCTCCCTTATATCTCTGATGAACCGAGCGGGGGGAAAATCGATGAGATGAAATTACATCGTAATTATATCCCTTTCTTAGATTAAAGTCAAGGAAGCTGCGTGCCCAGCAGGGCTTTTCAATGATTTGGCATAATCAGGCGTGGTAAGGGCGTTTCCCTGTGCGTGCCTCCGAATCCGGCAGGCACGGGGCCTGCTGCTACAGCGCCAGCGGAAAGCGTTGAAAACCCCTGCGGCCTGTTGCTCCATCTTGATGAGACGAAGTCTTATTTGATATAATCTTATCGGTTTTTCAAGGATGAGCTTGATGGCTTTGGAGGTTTAAAGAGAGGTCCGGTCGAAAGGAGGGGTTGAGATGCCGACTTACGAGTATGAATGTAAGAGATGTGGCGTCAGGTTTGAGAGATTTCAGAGCATGAGCGAGGAACCGATCAAGGTATGCCCTGAATGCGGCGGCGAGGTCAGAAGGCTCATAAGCGCAGGAGGTGGGGTGATCTTTAAAGGGTCCGGCTTCTATGCCACCGATTACCGCAGCGAAAGCTATAAGAGGGCTGAAAAGAAGGAAAAGGAGAACGCTTCAAAGTCTGAAAGCTCATCCGGGGAGAAGAAGAGCGAATAGATCTAAACCTTTAACCCCGCCTCCATCTCTGAAAGGAAGGAGATGGAGTTGACGAGAATGGCGGATGTCGCCTGATCCCCTGGGGTTCCGCCCTCAATTCTGAGATGCAAGGGCGGTATACCCTCTATTTTCACCTCGTCGCGTGGATTTTCCGCATCCAGATACATCTCCAAACGTAACCTGATGGGCTCGTTCCCCTTTTTATACCTGCCCGTTGCCCTTTGCCGTACGCCTATCACGCGGCCGGGCGGGACGTTGAAGAACTCCGTCTTAACCTCCCTTCGGGCGATGACAGGGCTGATCTCCTCCTCGATCTCGTCCACCTCGAGACCCAACCTCCAGGCAAGGTAGGCAAGCGACTCGCTCAGGCCGGCATGTCCCCCTTCACCCCGTGATATTCTTTCTATGAACTCCCCGGCCGTCAATCCCGATCCGATCTTTGCCTGAAGGGCCCTGCGCCTCGTTGAAGCGTTGACAACTCTGATCACCTCGATCCGACTTACCTCCTGACACACCTGAGCGAGGAAGGCGGGAAGCCTGTCCATCACAAAGCCCGGGTTCACCCCCGTTGCATATACGATCGTCCCGTTTCGACGACA
Encoded here:
- a CDS encoding zinc ribbon domain-containing protein — protein: MPTYEYECKRCGVRFERFQSMSEEPIKVCPECGGEVRRLISAGGGVIFKGSGFYATDYRSESYKRAEKKEKENASKSESSSGEKKSE
- a CDS encoding dihydrodipicolinate reductase; protein product: MGGLKVVRRSRFKPRSSKAAGIIKVAVIGLGRIGIETAALIYKKDGYELVGLVDISPDLIGRDLSDLAELDGRTGIEVVKEIGRVHPTPDVAILTTASTLPSVFPTLKELILAGINVVTSCEELIFPWLNSPEMADELDELCRRNGTIVYATGVNPGFVMDRLPAFLAQVCQEVSRIEVIRVVNASTRRRALQAKIGSGLTAGEFIERISRGEGGHAGLSESLAYLAWRLGLEVDEIEEEISPVIARREVKTEFFNVPPGRVIGVRQRATGRYKKGNEPIRLRLEMYLDAENPRDEVKIEGIPPLHLRIEGGTPGDQATSAILVNSISFLSEMEAGLKV